A single Lolium perenne isolate Kyuss_39 chromosome 6, Kyuss_2.0, whole genome shotgun sequence DNA region contains:
- the LOC127305715 gene encoding 20 kDa chaperonin, chloroplastic, protein MASVQLCGSAVGAAAPVQALRVPTSAAVGVRPARRAVGGLVVRAATVVAPKYTTVKPLADRVLLKTKTAEQKTTGGILLPSAAQSKPQSGEVVAIGEGRIFGDNKVEVGIKIGAQVVYSRYAGTEVELNDANHLILREDDIIGILETDDAKDMKPLSDRVLIKVAIAEDKTVGGLLLTDSVKEKPSIGTVVAVGPGHLDEEGKRIPLPVSEGSSVLYSKYAGAEFKGADGTNYIVLRVSDLMAVLS, encoded by the exons ATGGCGTCGGTGCAGCTCTGCGGCTCCGCGGTCGGTGCGGCTGCCCCAGTCCAGGCCCTCCGCGTGCCCACGTCGGCGGCTGTCGGGGTCCGCCCGGCGCGAAGGGCGGTCGGCGGGCTCGTTGTCAGGGCCGCCACCGTCGTCGCCCCAAAG TACACGACGGTCAAGCCCTTGGCCGACAGAGTACTTCTCAAGACTAAGACCGCTGAGCAGAAGACAACTGGTGGAATATTGCTCCCTTCAGCTGCTCAGTCTAAACCTCAGAGCGGTGAGGTAGTTGCTATTGGAGAGGGAAGAATCTTTGGGGATAACAAAGTGGAAGTCGGCATCAAG ATTGGTGCTCAGGTTGTATATTCAAGGTATGCTGGAACAGAGGTGGAGTTGAATGATGCCAACCATCTGATTCTAAGAGAGGACGATATCATTGGTATTCTGGAGACAGATGACGCGAAAGACATGAAGCCTCTTAGTGACCGTGTTCTTATCAAG GTAGCTATAGCTGAAGATAAAACTGTTGGTGGTCTGCTGCTTACCGATAGTGTTAAGGAGAAGCCATCCATTGGAACG GTTGTCGCCGTCGGCCCAGGCCATCTGGACGAGGAAGGCAAGAGGATCCCGCTGCCGGTCTCTGAAGGCAGCTCTGTCCTGTACTCGAAGTACGCTGGCGCTGAGTTCAAGGGTGCTGACGGCACAAACTATATCGTGTTGAGGGTATCCGATCTGATGGCTGTCCTCTCCTGA